A single Lolium perenne isolate Kyuss_39 chromosome 6, Kyuss_2.0, whole genome shotgun sequence DNA region contains:
- the LOC127334615 gene encoding protein BIC1 has product MCNRSMEQHHIDPAADERGTASDAGPVEQEERAETSGGAVDASRRPLAPSWEAEKNNKNKKSAGELSRRPAAAAEESARERLKRHRTEMVGRVRIPDMWGQERLLNDWVVDCAVFDRPLAATRGLLTARDALVAECAAARRTPHGHAATTRPLRVQNGCS; this is encoded by the coding sequence ATGTGTAACAGAAGCATGGAGCAACACCACATCGACCCTGCGGCCGACGAGAGAGGCACGGCCTCCGACGCCGGTCCGGTGGAGCAGGAGGAGCGCGCGGAGACGTCCGGCGGCGCGGTGGACGCCTCAAGGAGGCCACTGGCGCCGTCGTGGGAGGCGGAGAagaataacaagaacaagaagagcGCCGGGGAGCTGTCGAGACGGCCGGCGGCGGCTGCAGAGGAGAGCGCCCGGGAGCGGCTGAAGCGGCACCGGACGGAGATGGTGGGCCGGGTGCGGATCCCGGACATGTGGGGGCAGGAGAGGCTGCTCAACGACTGGGTCGTCGACTGCGCCGTCTTCGACCGCCCGCTCGCCGCCACGCGCGGCCTGCTCACCGCGCGCGACGCGCTCGTCGCCGAGTGCGCCGCCGCGCGACGGACACCGCACGGGCACGCCGCTACTACGCGACCGCTCCGGGTGCAGAACGGCTGCTCTTGA